In Neisseria dentiae, one DNA window encodes the following:
- the rho gene encoding transcription termination factor Rho produces MHVSELQTQHISQLVEMAEQHGIENANRFRKQDLVFAIVRQMMKQGESFTCSGTLEILPDGFGFLRSADTSYLAGPDDIYVSPSQIRRFNLHTGDTIEGSVRVPKDNERYFALVRLDSINGDNPEACKHKILFENLTPLFPTKQFKLERDIKAEENITGRAIDLVSPIGFGQRALLVAPPKTGKTVMLQNIAHAITANYPEVELIVLLIDERPEEVTEMSRSVRGEVVASTFDEPAQRHVQVAEMVIEKAKRMVEHKKDVVILLDSITRLARAYNTVVPASGKILTGGVDANALHRPKRFFGAARNVEEGGSLTIIATALVDTGSRMDDVIFEEFKGTGNMELNLDRRIAEKRVFPAININKSGTRREELLVPNDQLQRMWLLRKFLHPMDEIEATEFLVGKLKDSKDNNEFFELMRGK; encoded by the coding sequence ATGCACGTTTCCGAACTACAAACCCAACACATTTCCCAACTGGTGGAAATGGCCGAACAGCACGGCATTGAGAATGCCAACCGCTTCCGCAAACAAGACCTGGTTTTTGCCATTGTGCGCCAGATGATGAAGCAGGGCGAATCGTTTACCTGCTCCGGCACGCTCGAAATCCTGCCCGACGGTTTCGGCTTTTTGCGCAGCGCCGACACTTCTTATCTGGCCGGACCCGACGATATTTATGTGTCGCCCAGCCAAATCCGCCGCTTCAACCTGCACACCGGCGACACCATCGAAGGCAGCGTGCGCGTGCCGAAAGACAACGAGCGCTATTTCGCGCTGGTGCGTTTGGACAGCATCAACGGCGATAACCCCGAAGCGTGCAAACACAAAATCCTGTTTGAAAACCTCACCCCGCTTTTTCCCACCAAACAATTCAAACTCGAGCGCGACATCAAGGCCGAAGAAAACATCACCGGCCGCGCCATCGATTTGGTTTCGCCCATCGGCTTCGGCCAGCGGGCGCTGTTGGTGGCACCGCCGAAAACCGGTAAAACCGTGATGCTGCAAAACATCGCCCATGCCATCACCGCCAATTATCCCGAGGTGGAGCTGATTGTTTTGCTGATTGACGAGCGCCCCGAAGAAGTAACCGAAATGTCGCGCAGCGTGCGCGGCGAAGTGGTGGCTTCCACCTTCGACGAACCGGCGCAGCGCCATGTGCAGGTGGCCGAAATGGTGATTGAGAAAGCCAAGCGCATGGTTGAGCACAAAAAAGACGTGGTGATTCTGCTCGATTCCATCACCCGTCTGGCGCGTGCCTACAACACTGTGGTGCCGGCCTCGGGAAAAATCCTCACCGGCGGCGTGGACGCCAACGCGCTGCACCGCCCCAAACGCTTTTTCGGCGCGGCGCGCAATGTGGAAGAGGGAGGTTCGCTCACCATTATCGCCACCGCGCTGGTGGACACCGGCAGCCGCATGGACGACGTGATTTTTGAAGAATTCAAAGGCACGGGCAATATGGAGCTTAACCTCGACCGCCGCATCGCTGAAAAACGCGTGTTCCCCGCCATCAACATCAACAAATCCGGCACGCGCCGCGAAGAGCTGCTGGTGCCCAACGACCAGCTCCAGCGTATGTGGCTGCTGCGCAAGTTCCTGCACCCGATGGACGAAATCGAAGCCACCGAATTTTTGGTGGGCAAGCTCAAAGATTCCAAAGACAACAACGAGTTTTTCGAATTGATGCGCGGCAAATGA
- a CDS encoding TrbG/VirB9 family P-type conjugative transfer protein: protein MKINYHRLQLWSVIGMAVFSSGTLNAQTITEYTYGADKVYPVRTGLGLVTQIEISPLEDIKDYSTGLSSGWDLARRGNVFYIRPKGEKVDTNMTIRTSVHNYLFDLKVVSKNWKSLTAAKQQGVQYKIKFNYPQGTSFSAQSVRNSDSGMSTVLNGHVGYFTNYDYAADRRSNWLVPIKVYDDGNFTYIHLKNNRFMTTGNFPTVTARKTRDGEELILNTNVQGNIIIVNGTYPFLVLRHDNDVVGIRRNYQ from the coding sequence ATGAAAATTAATTATCACAGGTTGCAATTGTGGTCAGTAATCGGTATGGCTGTATTCTCTTCCGGCACGTTGAATGCCCAAACGATTACTGAATATACTTATGGTGCTGATAAAGTTTATCCTGTAAGAACAGGATTGGGCTTGGTTACCCAAATTGAAATTAGTCCCTTAGAGGATATTAAAGATTACAGCACAGGTTTGAGTAGTGGTTGGGATTTGGCTAGAAGAGGTAATGTTTTTTATATCAGGCCAAAGGGTGAAAAAGTCGATACCAATATGACGATTAGAACCTCTGTTCATAACTATCTATTTGATTTGAAAGTTGTTAGTAAAAATTGGAAGTCTTTAACAGCAGCCAAGCAGCAAGGTGTGCAATATAAGATTAAGTTTAATTATCCACAAGGAACTTCTTTTTCGGCACAGTCGGTTAGAAATTCTGATAGTGGTATGAGTACCGTTTTAAACGGGCATGTTGGTTATTTCACCAATTATGATTATGCTGCGGATAGGCGCTCAAATTGGCTTGTTCCTATCAAGGTTTATGACGATGGTAATTTTACTTATATACATTTGAAAAACAATAGGTTTATGACTACTGGTAATTTTCCAACTGTAACTGCGCGTAAAACCCGTGACGGTGAGGAGCTTATTCTTAATACGAATGTGCAAGGAAATATAATTATCGTTAATGGAACATATCCGTTTTTAGTATTGCGTCATGATAACGATGTGGTTGGAATAAGAAGGAACTATCAATGA
- a CDS encoding TOBE domain-containing protein codes for MKTSARNQFAGTVKAIKQNTVNSEVTITLPGGQELVAAITRSSCDNLSLAAGSPVIALIKSTHIVIATGLDHIKLSARNQLNGIISDIERGAVNSVVTLDVGGGTLITAGITMQSTEQLDLRPGQKATAIFKAGSVILGVLA; via the coding sequence ATGAAAACCAGCGCAAGAAACCAATTCGCCGGCACCGTTAAAGCCATCAAACAAAACACGGTAAACAGCGAAGTAACCATCACCCTGCCCGGCGGGCAGGAACTGGTGGCCGCCATCACCCGCAGCAGCTGCGACAACCTGAGCCTGGCGGCAGGCAGCCCCGTAATCGCCTTGATTAAATCCACCCACATCGTTATCGCCACCGGTTTGGACCACATCAAACTTTCCGCCCGCAACCAGTTAAACGGCATCATCAGCGATATCGAACGCGGCGCGGTGAACTCGGTGGTAACGCTCGACGTGGGCGGCGGCACGCTGATAACGGCGGGCATCACCATGCAGAGCACCGAGCAGCTCGATCTGCGCCCCGGCCAAAAAGCAACCGCGATATTCAAAGCCGGCAGCGTGATTTTGGGCGTATTGGCCTGA
- a CDS encoding deoxyguanosinetriphosphate triphosphohydrolase codes for MNWQQLLSTQRFRLKDGEIVPTVTPSTQEGADALRTDFHIDYDRVVFSGAFRRLGRKTQVHPFAEHDHTHNRLTHSVEVASVGRSLGNRVGVMLQAGGFLPQGNTPGDIGAVVQVACLAHDLGNPPFGHTGEDALRDWFRHPAHSRYLDTLSEAERNDVQTYEGNAHSLRILASLEMYRGKGGMRLTAATIGALLKYPWTTLDPNGRKKFNIYQTELPFIRRVADELGLIGQGGDRWARHPLSYLMEAADDICYALLDLEDAVEIGLLGDAEVESILAELTFTETAGAWQAQSSLQRCAMLRGMAIGRAIEDVAQTFMTHQQDLLSNRFQGRDLLALCSPEVQNTLEKAKELARTRIFRHQSKLMTEIAAFPCLGSILDLLVPAAYALITQGQVSARQSLALELLKNGDPVTRNDSLYEAYMKILDFVGGMTDNAAAKMAREVSGIGMV; via the coding sequence ATGAACTGGCAGCAACTGCTTTCCACCCAACGCTTCCGTTTGAAAGACGGTGAAATCGTGCCCACGGTTACGCCCTCTACCCAAGAAGGCGCCGACGCGCTGCGCACCGATTTCCATATCGACTACGACCGCGTGGTGTTTTCGGGCGCGTTCCGACGTTTGGGGCGCAAAACGCAGGTGCATCCGTTTGCCGAACACGACCACACCCACAACCGCCTCACCCACAGCGTGGAAGTGGCAAGCGTGGGCCGCAGCTTGGGCAACCGTGTCGGCGTGATGTTGCAGGCCGGCGGTTTTCTGCCGCAGGGCAACACCCCGGGCGACATCGGCGCGGTGGTGCAGGTGGCGTGTCTGGCACACGATTTGGGCAACCCGCCGTTCGGCCACACCGGCGAAGACGCGCTGCGCGACTGGTTCCGCCACCCCGCCCACAGCCGTTATCTCGACACTTTGAGCGAAGCCGAGCGCAATGATGTGCAAACTTATGAAGGCAATGCCCACAGCCTGCGGATTCTGGCGAGTTTGGAAATGTATCGCGGCAAAGGCGGTATGCGGCTGACGGCGGCCACCATCGGCGCGCTGCTGAAATACCCGTGGACCACGCTCGACCCCAACGGCCGCAAAAAATTCAATATCTACCAAACCGAGCTGCCGTTTATCCGCCGCGTGGCCGACGAATTGGGATTAATCGGGCAGGGCGGCGACCGCTGGGCGCGCCATCCGCTGTCTTACCTGATGGAAGCCGCCGACGACATCTGCTATGCCTTGCTTGATTTGGAAGACGCGGTCGAAATCGGCCTGCTCGGCGATGCCGAAGTGGAAAGCATTTTGGCCGAACTCACCTTCACCGAAACCGCCGGCGCATGGCAGGCGCAAAGCAGCCTGCAACGCTGCGCCATGCTGCGCGGCATGGCCATCGGGCGGGCGATTGAAGACGTGGCGCAAACCTTTATGACGCACCAGCAGGATTTGCTGTCCAACCGTTTCCAAGGCAGGGATTTGCTCGCCCTGTGCAGCCCCGAAGTGCAGAATACGCTCGAAAAAGCCAAAGAGTTGGCGCGCACACGCATTTTCCGCCACCAAAGCAAGCTGATGACCGAAATCGCCGCCTTCCCCTGTTTAGGCTCGATTCTCGACCTGCTCGTGCCCGCCGCTTATGCGCTGATTACGCAGGGGCAGGTGAGCGCGCGCCAGTCGCTCGCGTTGGAGCTGCTGAAAAACGGCGACCCGGTTACCCGCAACGACAGCCTTTATGAAGCCTATATGAAGATTCTCGATTTCGTCGGCGGGATGACCGACAACGCCGCAGCCAAAATGGCGCGGGAAGTGTCGGGCATCGGCATGGTGTAG
- a CDS encoding virB8 family protein, which yields MFKKKEKTPKVAESVAKARSFELSVSEAAKKSEKRAWVITVFSLVLTLIFGAAIMLMLPLKQEVPYVVYVDHTSGTSTVSRLQGDFKNNKITGSEAVNRSNIAQFVMARESYDWDLTNISSWNKVLAMSAGNVGLAYRNQFAENNPNNPNKIYGKNLSIRTKIRNIILVHGNGNQQDPTGATVYFDRYVYNKEKHTLQPLDKQVATMTFAYQPNLKMAEQYRYDNPLGFQVTHYQVDTDIIGKPAEEPAGNFPIVSQPEAQVGQIESTQEEQQVENVDEGAAASTPSQ from the coding sequence ATGTTCAAAAAGAAAGAAAAAACGCCCAAAGTTGCGGAGAGTGTGGCAAAAGCTAGAAGCTTTGAACTTTCTGTTTCGGAGGCAGCTAAAAAAAGCGAAAAGCGTGCATGGGTAATCACAGTATTTAGTTTGGTACTTACGCTGATTTTCGGTGCGGCCATTATGCTGATGCTGCCGCTAAAGCAAGAAGTTCCTTATGTTGTTTATGTTGATCACACATCGGGAACAAGCACGGTATCACGTCTTCAGGGTGATTTTAAAAATAATAAGATAACAGGTAGTGAGGCGGTGAATAGGAGTAATATTGCCCAATTTGTAATGGCCAGGGAATCATATGATTGGGATCTCACTAATATCAGTAGTTGGAATAAAGTCTTGGCTATGTCTGCCGGTAATGTAGGCTTGGCGTATCGGAATCAATTTGCGGAAAATAATCCCAATAATCCTAATAAGATTTATGGTAAAAATTTATCTATACGGACCAAAATCAGGAATATTATTTTAGTGCACGGTAATGGTAATCAACAAGATCCTACTGGTGCAACGGTATATTTTGACAGATACGTTTACAATAAAGAAAAGCATACTTTGCAGCCGTTAGACAAACAAGTTGCAACGATGACTTTTGCTTATCAGCCTAATCTGAAAATGGCTGAGCAATATCGTTATGATAATCCTTTAGGTTTCCAAGTTACCCATTATCAAGTGGATACTGATATTATCGGTAAACCAGCAGAAGAGCCTGCCGGTAATTTCCCAATCGTCTCGCAGCCTGAAGCACAAGTGGGACAAATTGAGAGTACGCAGGAAGAGCAACAGGTTGAAAATGTAGATGAAGGGGCAGCAGCTAGTACGCCCAGTCAGTAA
- a CDS encoding EamA family transporter — translation MNAKDFCLIFLVIAIWGVNFLFMRIALNEVPPMVLGMLRFLCVIFPAVLFFKRPAVPWHLLALYGLTISFGQFGLMFTALDLGLPTGLAALMLQTQVFFTVLIAGVLLREPVLANHLWGMFTAAAGLALIGIGHYQGTLPFSALLPVFGAAASWACGNIVVKRIGNVNALSLVIWGSFSALLAFTAVSFALYGFGGVRQHLANLSWQGISGILFLAYAASLIGYSGWGALLSRHPAGKITPFALLVPVVALLAGYVVLDERLGIWHWLGIITVVCGLLLHIFGRRLIPEYSKTK, via the coding sequence ATGAACGCTAAAGACTTCTGCCTGATTTTTCTGGTTATCGCCATCTGGGGCGTAAACTTTCTGTTTATGAGAATCGCCCTTAACGAAGTGCCGCCCATGGTTTTGGGCATGCTGCGCTTTTTGTGCGTGATTTTTCCGGCGGTGTTGTTTTTCAAACGGCCTGCCGTGCCGTGGCATCTGCTCGCTTTATACGGCCTAACCATCAGTTTCGGCCAGTTCGGGCTGATGTTTACCGCGCTGGATTTGGGCCTGCCCACCGGCCTGGCCGCGCTGATGCTGCAAACCCAAGTGTTTTTCACCGTGCTGATTGCGGGCGTGCTGTTGCGCGAGCCGGTGTTGGCCAACCACTTGTGGGGGATGTTTACGGCGGCGGCGGGTTTGGCGCTGATCGGCATCGGCCATTATCAGGGCACGCTGCCGTTTAGTGCTTTGTTGCCGGTGTTCGGTGCGGCGGCTTCGTGGGCCTGCGGCAATATTGTGGTAAAACGCATCGGAAACGTGAACGCCTTGTCGCTCGTGATTTGGGGCAGTTTTTCGGCGCTACTCGCTTTTACGGCGGTTTCGTTCGCACTATACGGCTTCGGCGGTGTGCGGCAACACCTTGCCAACCTGAGCTGGCAAGGCATCAGCGGTATTTTGTTTCTGGCCTACGCAGCCAGCCTGATCGGTTACAGCGGCTGGGGCGCGCTGCTCTCGCGGCATCCGGCGGGCAAAATCACCCCGTTTGCGCTGCTGGTTCCCGTGGTTGCCCTGTTGGCCGGCTATGTGGTGCTCGACGAACGTTTGGGCATTTGGCACTGGTTGGGTATCATAACGGTTGTCTGCGGCCTGCTGCTGCATATCTTCGGCAGGCGGCTGATACCCGAATACAGCAAAACAAAATAA
- the chrA gene encoding chromate efflux transporter: MPETSLRANLRLFLVFLYLGCTSFGGPAAHLGYFRQAFVNERKWLTEQQYADLIALCQFMPGPASSQVGLSVGLLRGGYAGALAAWLGFTLPSACLMVLFALGLAQWQGSVLNGAVHGLKIAAVAVVAQAVWQMGRQFCRYAAGWILMFAAGAVTLLFHGIAPQIMVMLAAAAAGAVWMDKDAAAANRDALPNIPGRKAGLAWIALFAALFAVLPWLAAGSPAGLAALADALYRTGALVFGGGHVVLPVLQSQTVPLWLDNHTFLAGYGAAQAVPGPLFTLAAFLGAAANPQQAWLWGAVATAAVFLPSFLMVFGLLPFWSDIARRPRARAMLAGVNAAVVGILLAALYRPVFTDAVHQWSDAAFAITAFAILMSGRVPAWLLASAAAALGAAFALL, translated from the coding sequence ATGCCTGAAACTTCCCTGCGCGCCAACCTGCGCCTGTTTTTGGTTTTTCTTTATCTCGGCTGCACTTCGTTCGGCGGGCCGGCCGCCCATTTGGGCTACTTCCGCCAAGCCTTCGTGAACGAACGCAAGTGGCTCACCGAGCAGCAATACGCCGATTTAATCGCCTTATGCCAGTTTATGCCCGGCCCGGCCAGCAGCCAGGTCGGTTTGTCGGTCGGCCTGCTGCGCGGCGGTTACGCCGGTGCGCTGGCGGCATGGTTGGGGTTTACCCTGCCTTCCGCCTGCCTGATGGTTTTATTTGCGCTCGGTTTGGCGCAATGGCAGGGCAGCGTATTAAACGGCGCGGTGCACGGCCTCAAAATTGCGGCGGTGGCGGTGGTGGCGCAGGCGGTGTGGCAGATGGGCAGGCAGTTTTGCCGTTATGCGGCAGGCTGGATACTGATGTTTGCCGCTGGCGCGGTTACGCTGCTGTTTCACGGCATCGCCCCGCAAATCATGGTGATGCTGGCGGCCGCGGCGGCCGGTGCGGTGTGGATGGATAAAGATGCGGCTGCCGCAAACCGCGATGCGCTGCCCAACATACCGGGACGCAAGGCCGGCCTGGCTTGGATCGCGCTGTTTGCCGCCCTGTTTGCCGTGTTGCCGTGGCTGGCGGCAGGCAGCCCCGCAGGCTTGGCCGCGCTGGCCGACGCGCTCTACCGCACCGGTGCGCTGGTGTTCGGCGGCGGCCATGTGGTGCTGCCCGTGTTGCAGTCGCAAACCGTTCCGCTCTGGCTCGACAACCACACTTTTCTGGCCGGATACGGTGCGGCGCAGGCCGTGCCCGGCCCGCTGTTTACGCTGGCGGCGTTTCTCGGCGCGGCGGCAAACCCTCAGCAGGCTTGGTTGTGGGGCGCTGTTGCCACTGCCGCCGTGTTTCTGCCTTCGTTTTTGATGGTGTTCGGCCTGCTGCCGTTTTGGTCGGATATCGCCCGCCGCCCGCGCGCCCGTGCCATGTTGGCCGGCGTTAATGCCGCAGTGGTCGGCATTCTGCTGGCGGCTTTATACCGCCCTGTGTTTACCGATGCCGTGCACCAATGGTCTGATGCCGCATTTGCCATCACGGCATTTGCCATACTGATGTCGGGCAGAGTGCCCGCTTGGCTGTTGGCGTCGGCAGCGGCCGCACTCGGCGCAGCTTTTGCTTTGCTTTAA
- a CDS encoding chorismate mutase, protein MDLTEVRLAIDGIDRQLIGLLARRQVLVEQAGRLKPKNDARAVAATERVAQVIHTRREQAAAAGLSPDVAEAVWRAMIEAFIRLETEINRDA, encoded by the coding sequence ATGGATTTAACCGAAGTACGCCTGGCCATCGACGGCATCGACCGCCAATTAATCGGCCTGCTCGCCCGCAGGCAGGTTTTGGTGGAGCAGGCAGGCCGTCTGAAACCGAAAAACGACGCCCGCGCCGTGGCTGCGACCGAACGGGTGGCGCAGGTAATCCACACCCGCCGCGAGCAGGCCGCTGCGGCTGGTTTGTCGCCCGATGTGGCCGAGGCCGTTTGGCGCGCCATGATCGAGGCTTTTATCCGTCTGGAAACCGAAATCAACCGCGATGCCTGA
- a CDS encoding TraX family protein, with protein sequence MGTFLRYELTSSQLEVLKWIAVVTMTLDHVGVFFLDGNILFTPFRIIGRMAFPIFAFLVAYHLYYYSLNKMSNYIKRMFWFAVISQVAFIFAYGVKGFPILLNILFQFLAFSVLIYCIRSANNMKQAQDKQHKWRWLGIFTGLFLIFIISSAAEYGLGGIILCSTCYAYFYLAESFKKIGKIIGALLILLSSIAVNFGIVFYGANAFWSMLVTLVFTVVVLVFMPSVKLKIQIKRMPKYFFYIYYPVHLILLSMSAKVIN encoded by the coding sequence ATGGGAACATTTTTAAGATATGAGTTGACGTCATCACAGTTGGAAGTCCTGAAATGGATAGCAGTAGTAACTATGACGTTAGACCACGTAGGTGTTTTTTTTCTTGATGGAAATATATTATTTACTCCATTCAGAATCATAGGAAGAATGGCATTCCCTATCTTTGCATTTTTAGTAGCTTACCACCTTTATTATTATTCATTAAACAAAATGAGTAATTATATTAAAAGAATGTTTTGGTTCGCTGTTATTTCTCAAGTTGCTTTTATATTTGCATACGGAGTAAAAGGGTTTCCCATTTTACTCAATATTCTTTTCCAATTTCTTGCATTTTCGGTTTTAATTTATTGTATTCGTTCTGCAAACAATATGAAACAGGCGCAAGATAAACAACATAAGTGGAGGTGGTTAGGGATTTTTACCGGTTTGTTTTTAATATTTATTATTTCTTCTGCGGCTGAGTATGGTTTGGGCGGGATCATTTTATGCAGCACATGTTACGCATATTTTTATCTTGCCGAATCTTTTAAAAAAATTGGAAAGATAATAGGTGCGTTATTGATTTTGCTGTCTTCCATAGCTGTAAATTTCGGTATCGTTTTTTATGGAGCCAATGCCTTTTGGAGTATGTTGGTTACACTTGTTTTTACAGTTGTAGTACTAGTTTTTATGCCATCGGTCAAATTGAAAATACAGATAAAGCGCATGCCCAAATATTTTTTTTATATTTATTACCCTGTACATCTGATATTGCTTTCAATGTCGGCAAAAGTGATTAATTAG
- a CDS encoding TrbI/VirB10 family protein, whose protein sequence is MSEDQKNQLLDETVKDSETKLPGDHSSLPLEEDIGSVYQRKGVEDVNLEKDIPDLNSGIGQRINRKAMVFILLCAGLAVAFLAYAFSFFSAGKKEAAEETSREQVVEIPSSPIPAAPVVSAEAAVQQQAQPINMASQPGLPKAPELTVPEVPAIASMPVQSLSDATTSAPAVDDLVASRTGDGGGNFITSEDEKQAASGAVGGVDRLKAQKVLNPDFLLIQGTYIRCVLSSRIVSDIPGNASCVVTEPVYSSSGTKLLIPKGSKVLGNYASGSSVGNRIGVIWSRIITPDQVDIRMQSQGTDSMGGAGHPGHYRSHWQSRLGTALLISLIGDGVDYAGQKSMPETVVSTSTSTTITPTETRTARTLERVATEELNRLGMRQPTVTINQGQILNIFVSQDIDFEDVIKN, encoded by the coding sequence ATGAGTGAAGATCAAAAAAACCAATTACTTGACGAAACCGTTAAAGATTCCGAAACAAAATTGCCTGGTGATCATTCATCTTTACCTTTGGAGGAAGATATTGGCAGTGTTTACCAGCGAAAAGGGGTTGAAGATGTTAACTTGGAAAAAGATATACCTGATTTAAATTCAGGTATAGGCCAGCGGATCAATCGTAAAGCTATGGTATTTATACTGTTATGTGCGGGACTTGCTGTGGCTTTCTTGGCTTATGCTTTTTCCTTTTTTTCTGCGGGAAAAAAAGAGGCAGCGGAGGAAACTTCACGCGAGCAGGTGGTAGAAATTCCAAGTTCCCCCATACCAGCAGCACCTGTTGTATCTGCGGAGGCGGCAGTACAGCAACAAGCACAGCCTATTAATATGGCAAGCCAGCCCGGCTTGCCTAAGGCTCCGGAATTAACGGTTCCCGAAGTCCCGGCGATTGCTAGTATGCCGGTTCAATCTCTTTCAGATGCCACTACTTCAGCTCCTGCGGTTGATGATTTGGTTGCCAGCAGAACAGGTGACGGAGGCGGTAATTTCATTACGTCTGAAGATGAGAAACAGGCTGCATCCGGTGCTGTAGGTGGTGTTGACAGATTAAAGGCACAGAAAGTGCTTAATCCGGATTTTTTGCTTATCCAGGGTACTTACATCCGTTGTGTTTTGTCATCTCGGATTGTTAGTGACATTCCGGGCAATGCTTCGTGTGTTGTTACGGAGCCTGTTTATTCTAGTTCTGGAACCAAGTTATTGATACCTAAGGGTTCTAAGGTGCTTGGGAATTATGCATCGGGTAGTAGTGTCGGTAATCGAATTGGTGTTATTTGGAGCCGCATTATTACACCTGATCAGGTTGATATCAGAATGCAAAGTCAAGGTACTGATTCAATGGGCGGTGCAGGCCATCCCGGGCATTACAGAAGTCATTGGCAATCAAGACTGGGTACAGCTCTTTTGATCAGTTTGATTGGTGATGGTGTTGACTATGCGGGACAAAAGAGTATGCCTGAAACTGTTGTTTCGACAAGTACAAGTACAACAATTACACCGACAGAGACCCGTACTGCCAGAACTTTAGAGAGGGTAGCAACAGAAGAACTGAACCGTTTGGGTATGAGACAGCCTACTGTAACGATTAATCAAGGCCAGATTCTGAATATTTTTGTATCTCAGGATATTGATTTTGAGGATGTTATAAAGAACTAA
- the virB11 gene encoding P-type DNA transfer ATPase VirB11: MNNLVDEPVSDISVDFLEYQYKVLGIDQFLKRKDVTEICINKPGQIYLETRNGWELIQVDSLTYDRARQFCTAIVNESNTGQRITDKEPMVSLTFPTGQRAQFVIPPACDAGNISITIRLPSTYTKTLEEYEKDGFFNDIILDSRQLTPHDIELKELLSSKNYGLFFQKAVSFKKNIVVAGATGSGKTTFMKSLVNHIPDNERLITIEDARELFISQPNVVHLLYSKGGQSAANITAKTCMEACLRMKPDRIILAELRGDESFYFIRNCASGHPGSITSCHAGSTAQAWDQLALMIKASPEGSGLEFEVIKRLLMLTIDIVVHIQAHAGKRYITGIDFNPERRVSLQ, encoded by the coding sequence ATGAATAATTTGGTAGATGAGCCGGTTTCGGATATTTCTGTAGATTTTCTAGAATATCAGTATAAGGTGTTAGGTATTGATCAGTTTTTGAAACGGAAAGATGTAACGGAAATCTGTATCAATAAACCGGGTCAGATTTATCTGGAAACTAGAAATGGGTGGGAATTAATTCAAGTTGATTCCCTTACCTATGATAGGGCTAGGCAATTTTGTACTGCGATTGTGAATGAAAGTAATACGGGTCAGCGGATTACGGATAAGGAGCCAATGGTTTCTTTAACTTTTCCGACTGGGCAGCGTGCACAATTTGTCATTCCACCAGCTTGTGATGCAGGAAATATTTCCATTACAATCCGATTGCCTTCCACATATACGAAAACGCTGGAGGAATATGAGAAAGATGGTTTTTTCAATGATATTATCTTAGATAGCAGGCAGTTAACGCCCCATGATATTGAATTAAAAGAACTCCTTTCATCTAAAAATTATGGACTGTTTTTTCAAAAAGCAGTTTCATTTAAAAAAAATATTGTGGTGGCTGGAGCTACAGGCAGTGGTAAAACGACTTTTATGAAGTCGCTAGTTAACCATATTCCTGATAATGAGCGCTTAATTACTATTGAGGATGCACGGGAGCTATTCATTTCACAGCCGAACGTTGTTCATCTCTTGTATTCTAAAGGTGGGCAAAGTGCAGCTAATATTACGGCAAAAACCTGTATGGAAGCTTGTTTAAGGATGAAGCCGGATAGAATTATTTTGGCGGAGCTGCGTGGCGATGAATCTTTTTATTTTATCCGTAATTGTGCATCCGGGCACCCAGGATCTATTACAAGCTGCCATGCCGGAAGTACAGCACAAGCTTGGGATCAATTGGCATTAATGATTAAAGCTTCGCCGGAGGGGTCAGGTTTAGAGTTTGAAGTAATTAAACGGTTATTGATGCTTACTATTGATATAGTAGTGCATATTCAAGCACATGCGGGTAAACGTTATATTACAGGAATAGATTTTAACCCAGAAAGAAGAGTTTCATTGCAATAA
- a CDS encoding 5-carboxymethyl-2-hydroxymuconate Delta-isomerase produces MPHLIVEYSNNLNLPAQPLLHTLHGVLLASGQFEEDHIKVRARRYDDYLTGGSAAEGFVHLTLFLLDGRSEAVKHALGQALCDAVRQALGNETGIQITVDTRDMVRTTYAKIKI; encoded by the coding sequence ATGCCGCACCTGATTGTAGAATACAGCAACAACCTCAACCTGCCCGCGCAGCCCCTTTTACACACCCTGCACGGCGTGCTGCTGGCCAGCGGCCAGTTCGAAGAAGACCACATCAAAGTGCGCGCCCGCCGATATGATGATTATCTCACCGGCGGCTCGGCGGCCGAAGGCTTCGTCCACCTTACCCTGTTTCTGCTCGACGGCCGCAGCGAAGCGGTGAAACACGCGCTCGGCCAAGCCTTATGCGATGCCGTGCGGCAGGCTTTGGGCAATGAAACAGGCATACAGATCACCGTTGATACGCGTGATATGGTCCGTACCACTTATGCCAAAATCAAAATCTAG